The Culicoides brevitarsis isolate CSIRO-B50_1 unplaced genomic scaffold, AGI_CSIRO_Cbre_v1 contig_61, whole genome shotgun sequence genome includes the window TATATTCCACGCCTTTGCGTGCATCGAACGATCGGAAGTTTTGTTGCACTTGCGGAATGTGAGGATATTTTCGAGTCAACAGCTGTAATAACTTCGGGAGTGCAAGTTTATTCAAAAGCAGGTCAGGAACGATGAGAACGTTGATTTGAAAGGCCAAAATTTGCTTCGTGATGTCGGTAAACCAGAAATTATCCACAATTTGGTTCAGATAAACGATGGGCTGTGTTGCCAAATCCAAGATGGCGAACCCGATTTCGTTGCGATTTTTTCCTTCGGAGATCACTTTGTtggaaaaaaacgaattttaatgcattttttgaggaaaattttaagtttagaaCTTACCCATGACAGTGGTTAGCTCGGAAATTGTTAATTCAGAGGGAAATACACTGGTTTGCTCACCCATTTTTGGTAAATATCTTAAGAGAAAGTCCTTGaagtgtttttaaatttatctaagGACATTCCAActacaaattttgtttcatttcaattcCTATTTTTTCTAAGGGGGAGAAGcaaacattaattttgtattaaaaatcataaaaaaataatttcttatcaactttctaacaatttttttaccctaaaacgaataaattatcaatttttttatattttttattcgcgACGATAAGAATTTcgtgtcaaaataaataattttgaatttttttttcagttctcaTCCAAATTTCGTTCGagtttcatcatttttgtgcaaaaaaaaatgaaattatttttacttttattaatttctattttttcactttctttGGCAGAAATTCCTGTTTACGAGTGCGACTCTTTAACAGCTACATTATGTTTCTTCAAAAACGTGAAATTGACTCCAAATCGTTTCCACTTCCAGTTAAGAGCCGCTGGAGGAAATAATCCTGAATCAATTGCATTTGTCGAATTCGAGTCGAGCGTCATTCCCGTTGTTTACGACAACATTTGCACGGCTTTTCCAAAAACCACGAATTTACAACTGGGCGAatcaaaaattagagaaataaCGGAAGATGCCTTCCATgcgtgtcaaaatttaaaaactctccgtctccataaaaataaaatcaagacATTACATCCGAATACGTTTCAGGGATTGGCAAATTTGGAATTTCTTAACTTGgcttataataaaataactaaaattccGGATTTGAATTTCTTTGCTGGAATGCCAAAATTAAACTCGTTATTATTGCAATGGAATAACCTCACAGAGTTTCCGGCAGAATTGTTGCAACATAATCCAGAAATCTTTCGTTTGTCAATTAATTCGAATGATTTGTTCGAGTTGAATGTGAAAAAGTTGTTGGAATATTTGCCGAAACTCACGTATTTTCATTGGTTTGACAATCAAGTGTCTTGTTCGAAAGCTCTCGAGGGAATAGGACACTTGGAAGCTCGAGGACTTACTGAAGTGGGTTGTGAAGGTCAATGCAAGAGAGCTAAAAATCGTGATTATGAAGCGGAAATAGTCCATGGCAATTTTAAATGTGTTCCAGATGCTAAATgggaagaaattaaaaaaggaaattaaattgtttgaaaaattgttgacaaaaaatctaataaaaaataattttttgtaaaaaaattttttttcttatcacgaaatgcaaaaaaaaaaaatgcttgaaagggtaattttttaattttaatattttttaaaaaaatattttatgttattgtttaatttaatttttaagaaattttttatttattttttgacggttttttgtgaattttttattaaataagttcatttaaaaaaattgttattttagaaaattttataaaaaaaaaaatcgaaaatactTATCAAATCACAATTATTATctacaaattattttgaatatacttttcacaaattctaattaaaactttaattgtaaattaaaactttaattttaaattaaaatttaatttaatttaattttgaattaaaaatttaatttattttattttgctccaaatttaAATGAAGATTCTTCTATACCTACTTGAAAAAAGGAATataatgaacataaaaaattaaataaaattaaattaaaattaaaatttcaatgaaaaaattaaaaaaaaatcataaaattgcaaaatttttaaatgatgattttttctcaaaaaatcgaataattttttttctcttatcacgaaatgccaaaaaagaaaaaaacggtcttgaaatttttaattcaaggtacaaacttttgatttttaaaattaaataaattttatttaaagatgatttccatcaaaatctccttgatttttaaagaaataaaaaaaaattttggggcacagcgttactgaaaaattaaaaaataaaaaattataaaattgcaacatttttaaattaggagaaaaattatagaaaaatcattaaaattgtccttttttaaaattatttacttccaaataaaatttcaccttgaaattaaatttgggttatcacttttgtttttatttttttttagaattgcgatgataagacttttttttttaaaaaaaattcgcaataaaaaaacttgatctttgaattttttttcagttctaaTCCGAATTTCATCCGTGTTTGATCATTTCCGTGCAAAAAtggatttgaaatttattttaattttattattttctgtctCATCATGTTTAGCAGAAATTCCTATTTTCAAGGGCGACTCTTCAACACCTAGATCTTGTTTCTACGAAGAAGTTAAATTGACACGAAAAAATTACGAGTGGCTTCCATCATGTGGAAAAATCTCCAAACCAATCGATTATGTTGAATTTGAGGACAGCGTCATTCCCGTGGTTTATGACAACATTTGCACCGCTTTTCCGCACACGACAAGTTTACAACTGGGCAAATCCGGAgtgagagaaatttttgaaaatgccTTCGTTCCTTGCCCGAATTTGAAGACACTTCGACTTCATGCGAATAAAATTAAGGAATTACATCCAGATACTTTCAAAGGATTACAAAAACTGGAATTTCTCAATTTAGCTGAAAATCATTTGACTCAAATTCCGGATGTGAATTTCTTCGCTGGCATGCCAAAATTGCAGTATTTATTTCTGGAATGGAATGATCTGAAAGAATTTCCGGCAGAATTGTTGAAACAAAATCCAGAAATTTACCAATTGGGACTTTATTCGAACGATTTGTTggaattaaatg containing:
- the LOC134836553 gene encoding leucine-rich repeat-containing G-protein coupled receptor 4-like — protein: MKLFLLLLISIFSLSLAEIPVYECDSLTATLCFFKNVKLTPNRFHFQLRAAGGNNPESIAFVEFESSVIPVVYDNICTAFPKTTNLQLGESKIREITEDAFHACQNLKTLRLHKNKIKTLHPNTFQGLANLEFLNLAYNKITKIPDLNFFAGMPKLNSLLLQWNNLTEFPAELLQHNPEIFRLSINSNDLFELNVKKLLEYLPKLTYFHWFDNQVSCSKALEGIGHLEARGLTEVGCEAEIPIFKGDSSTPRSCFYEEVKLTRKNYEWLPSCGKISKPIDYVEFEDSVIPVVYDNICTAFPHTTSLQLGKSGVREIFENAFVPCPNLKTLRLHANKIKELHPDTFKGLQKLEFLNLAENHLTQIPDVNFFAGMPKLQYLFLEWNDLKEFPAELLKQNPEIYQLGLYSNDLLELNVKKLVEYLPKLKFFNWFDNDIACSHALEDMKFLATKEIFEWDCSSDLCDNSKSTNYETEKILGNFTCIPDATWQELKDRDLPAYRCDDSITVWCTFQNIRLNSTNYRWKPKANKTEIEYVEFESSLIPVVYSNICRAFPKMKNLQLGESGVQEVTEDAFYACANLETLRLHSNKIKVLHPTTFQGVPKMAFLNLGSNLLTEFPDLSFFAGMPKLQKLFLEWNNLKSFPAELLKYNPKMYQLALYSNNLSELDVEKLVKYLPNLKYFNWIDNEIFCSQALEGMTYLSSLGIVQWDCEEMCENPKKRDYVTDKVLGNFTCVPDKINANSFWKD